A region from the Triticum aestivum cultivar Chinese Spring chromosome 3D, IWGSC CS RefSeq v2.1, whole genome shotgun sequence genome encodes:
- the LOC123075912 gene encoding uncharacterized protein encodes MTKIFRSSFYRSKQPEPPPEEESAAGEYVDLEDGQGKHVKTPGCGGGGSSASFALGRGICYILLGCALLGCSYLLPKPAQDSHFVAMIGALYLAIGAAALALYACTSRWRLLEINRDGYAPRVRVCVCVTMVCVRARALVATASWLVG; translated from the exons ATGACGAAGATTTTCAG aaGCAGCTTCTACCGGTCCAAACAACCCGAGCCGCCGCCAGAGGAGGAATCGGCGGCGGGGGAGTACGTGGATCTCGAGGATGGCCAAGGCAAGCATGTCAAGACGCCTGGATGCGGCGGTGGCGGCTCTAGTGCCTCGTTCGCCCTCGGTCGGGGCATCTGCTACATACTGCTGGGCTGCGCCTTGCTGGGCTGCTCCTACCTTTTGCCCAAACCGGCGCAGGACAGCCACTTCGTAGCCATGATCGGCGCCTTGTACCTCGCCATTGGGGCTGCCGCTCTGGCACTCTACGCTTGCACCTCGAGGTGGCGGTTGTTAGAAATAAACCGTGACGGGTATGCACCCAGagtacgtgtgtgcgtgtgtgtcacgatggtgtgcgtgcgtgcgcgtgCACTCGTGGCCACGGCGAGTTGGTTAGTTGGTTAG